Proteins from a single region of Amblyomma americanum isolate KBUSLIRL-KWMA chromosome 10, ASM5285725v1, whole genome shotgun sequence:
- the LOC144106331 gene encoding uncharacterized protein LOC144106331: MPHPERPRVWHRLCDYTLGVNWRLTHFAEDLPATFVCGLCGVIPKRTLVLPCSHALCEPCLRTTATEGIGICPLDLVPFPEDECLGNSMASRRANSLTAHCWNEEQGCEFVGTVKAVLQHYEEECTFHAVECPRCAVSVLHKHLPAHYVAGCITSTLPAGTGQPSLPDTPRTSCDWSDTLGELKAALRETCNDQLASIQSQMSELTRHLESQGAQFLDVARSLNKSEAYTKSVMAGKMETDHDGSSELAPHSRSDRSSEASTNQDGGRSSEGGVSRTVTMTSPWRSEKMLVLRKLECIADVSLSALEHLRQKVQAHLSRRPVIARCERVSSYSGGLPVVDSTLWAPPWQTDCSAVEYLVTLTNGGEIMNAPRGLYWTIAEVMAWHRRDSYVTVAVGTCNNSFEPFAYLEVRLKCFGLLKETSFPLSPDCCVTLLHKVPTKNCVLPRMPDICVDGGLNRFACLFRTELRVLNDRGFLQDGELKLGVVLVEEQG; encoded by the exons ATGCCACACCCGGAGCGACCTAGAGTGTGGCACCGGCTTTGCGACTACACCTTAGGCGTCAACTGGCGACTGACGCATTTTGCCGAGGACTTGCCGGCCACCTTTGTCTGTGGCCTGTGCGGTGTGATTCCGAAGCGGACGTTGGTGCTGCCCTGCTCGCACGCGCTGTGTGAGCCCTGCCTCAGAACGACTGCCACTGAGGGCATTGGGATCTGTCCCCTGGACCTGGTGCCTTTCCCCGAAGATGAGTGCCTCGGAAATTCAATGGCGTCCAGGAGAGCGAACAGCTTGACG GCTCACTGCTGGAACGAAGAGCAGGGCTGTGAGTTCGTGGGCACCGTGAAAGCTGTGCTGCAACACTACGAGGAAGAGTGCACCTTTCATGCCGTCGAGTGTCCACGGTGCGCAGTGAGTGTCCTGCACAAGCATCTCCCGGCACACTATGTGGCTGGATGCATCACCAGCACTCTGCCCGCAGGCACGGGACAGCCTTCTTTACCTGATACCCCAAGAACTAGTTGCGACTGGAGTGACACCTTAGGTGAACTAAAGGCTGCACTAAGAGAGACTTGCAACGACCAGTTAGCTTCCATACAGAGCCAAATGAGCGAGCTTACGCGACATCTGGAGAGTCAAGGTGCACAGTTCCTGGATGTGGCCCGTTCGCTGAATAAGTCGGAGGCTTACACGAAGAGCGTGATGGCAGGAAAAATGGAGACGGACCATGACGGCTCCTCAGAATTGGCGCCGCACTCTCGATCTGACAGGTCTTCAGAGGCGAGTACAAATCAAGATGGCGGGCGGTCTTCGGAAGGTGGAGTCAGCCGAACGGTTACTATGACGTCACCGTGGCGCTCTGAGAAGATGCTCGTGCTTCGGAAGCTCGAGTGCATTGCCGATGTCTCATTGAGTGCGCTGGAGCACTTGCGTCAAAAGGTTCAGGCACATCTCTCACGCCGACCAGTCATCGCTCGCTGTGAGCGCGTGTCTTCTTATTCGGGAGGCTTGCCCGTGGTGGACAGCACTCTGTGGGCGCCGCCCTGGCAGACAGACTGTTCTGCTGTGGAGTACCTCGTGACCTTGACCAACGGCGGCGAGATAATGAACGCTCCGAGGGGGCTGTACTGGACGATCGCAGAGGTGATGGCGTGGCACCGACGGGACAGCTATGTGACGGTGGCCGTTGGCACGTGTAACAACTCATTCGAACCATTCGCTTACTTGGAGGTTCGCCTGAAGTGCTTTGGCCTCCTGAAGGAAACCTCTTTCCCGCTGTCGCCAGACTGTTGTGTGACACTGCTCCACAAGGTGCCAACGAAGAACTGCGTGCTTCCCAGGATGCCCGACATTTGCGTTGATGGCGGTTTGAACCGTTTTGCGTGTTTATTCCGGACCGAACTCAGGGTGCTCAACGACAGGGGATTCCTTCAAGACGGCGAACTGAAGTTAGGTGTCGTGCTGGTtgaagagcaaggttga